The following DNA comes from Flexistipes sp..
GAAGTGTATTCCGGGCTGCACACCTGTTTTTGAGGCAGTAAATCCTTTTGATACAAACTGCACAAAAAATATCAGCCTGCCATCCCCTTTTTGGCTTAAACCGGTTGTTTCATTTTCTTCACAGATGGCATTTTATATAAAAAATAATGAACAGCTGGAAGAGGCAATCGCACAAATACAACGGGGAATTGGACGTTTCGGGGAACCGTTTGAAAAGTTTCTGGAACTTGCGGATATGCCGGCAGATATACCCGTTGAGGTTAACGGCTATTATTGTATAGCTGAGGAGCCCATTGTGGGCAGACAGTGTACCGCAGAAGGTTACGTAAAGGATTTCAAGCCCAACGTTTACGCCATAGTTGATTCATACAGGGAAGGGAAATTTCATTCGTCTTTCTCCCGGTATCAATTGCCTTCAAATCTCCCCCAAGAAATTAAGAAAAGAATCAGAACGAAATGTATCAGTATTATCAACGAAATCGGACTCAATAATACAACTTTTAATATTGAAATATTCTGGGACGAAGAAAAGGATAAATTGTGTTTCCTTGAGATAAACAGTAGACTTTCAAAATCCCATTCCCCGATATTTGAAGATGTTGCCGGTGTGACACAGCACAAAGTCGCCATAGATATCGAGCTGGGTTATGAGCCGGAATTTTCCACCAGGAACGGTAAATATAATGTAGCGGCAAAATTTATGCTCCGCCGATACGAAGACGGTATTGTGAAGCGGATTCCCACTGATAAAGAGATAAGCGAGCTGGAAAACAAATTTCCCGGGACAAGAATCTTAATAGAAGTTCAGGAAGGGGATGTACTTTCAGAACTATTGGGTCAGGATTCATACAGCTACGAGCTGGCAGTAATTTTCATGGGAGGAAGCAACACCGAGGAATTACTGAACAACTACGAACGGTTGAAAAAAGAATTAAAATTTCGTATTGAGTAATACAAGGAGGGAAAATGAAATACAGAAGCAGATTTCCGGAACAGGTGGAAATTATTGAACACACTTGGATACCAATGCCGGACAGTGTAAGGCTTTCGGCCCGTATTTTTCTCCCAAAAAGTGCCCGTGAAAAACCTGTACCGGCAATTCTTGAATATATTCCTTACAGGCACAGAGATAATACACGTGTCAGAGACACACAGATGCACAAATACTTTGCCGGTTACGGTTACGCTTCAGTAAGGGTTGATATCAGAGGAAGCGGTAATTCTGAAGGTGTTTTACTGGATGAATATCTTCAAAGTGAGTTGGAAGACGGTATAGAGGTTATAAACTGGATTTCAAAACAACCATGGTGTGACGGCAATGTGGGAATGATAGGAATATCATGGGGAGGCTTCAACGGCTTGCAGATTGCTGCGCTTAGACCTCAGCCGCTTAAAGCCATCATAACTGTATGTTCAAGCGATGACAGATATTCAGACGATGTTCATCATATGGGAGGATGCCTTTTAGGAGATAACCTCTCATGGGCCAGCACCATGTTTGGGCTAAACTCTTTACCGCCGGATCCTGAATTAGTCGGGGATTCCTGGCGGGATATGTGGTTTGAACGCCTCAGAGGCAGCGGACTTTGGCTGGAAAAGTGGCTAAGACATCAGAAAAGGGATGATTACTGGGAGCACGGTTCTGTTTGTGAAAACTGGGATTCAATAAAAATACCTGTAATGGCTGTATCCGGCTGGGCGGACGGATATACTGACTCTGTTTTCAGAATACTTGAGAATCTGAAGACACCAAAGCTTGGATTGGTGGGTCCCTGGAGTCATAAGTATCCACATCAGGGTATCCCGGGCCCGGCAATAGGATTTTTACAGGAAGCCCTGCGCTGGTGGGACAAATGGCTGAAAAATGAAGAAACGGGAATTATGGAAGAACCTTTACTACGGGCATGGATTATGGAAAAAGTACCTGCCATTGCAACACCGAACGAAAGAAAAGGCAGATGGGTTGGTGAAAAAAGCTGGCCTTCTGATAATATTTCTTTGGAGAAATTTTCACTGATACCCGGACAGCTGATAAAAAAAGACTCCAACGGAAAATCCCATACATTGACCGTACAATCACCCTTAAGCGTCGGTTTTTTTGCCGGCAAATGGTGCTCATACGCAGCTGCTCCGGACCTGCCTCACGATCAGAGAGAAGAAGACGGCGGCGCACTTGTATTTGATACCCCTCCCTTAGACGAATCTGTGGAAATATTAGGTAAACCTGAGGTTGTGCTGAATGTCAGCGCATCAAACCCTCTTGCAATGGTGGCTGTCAGGATTTCCGATGTATCTCCCGACGGTAAAGCCACAAGAGTAACCTATGGTCTTTTAAATCTCTGTCACAGAAACAGTTCAAAAAATCCCGAACTATTAGAGGCCGGGAAAACTTATAAAGTGACTGTATGCTTAAATGATGTGGGTTACAACTTTGTCAAAGGCAATAAGATAAGGCTGTCCATTTCTTCTTCCTATTGGCCGCTGGCATGGCCGCCCCCCGCCTCCACAAGACTTACGGTAGAAACCGGAAACAGTTCACTCCTCTTGCCGGTGAGACATGGCAAGGGCACAGAAAATATATCGTTTAAGCCTCCGGAAGCTGCGGCACCGCCTCAAATAATCCCTTCCAAATACGGAGAACACAGCTGGAAAGTTATAAGAAACCTTGGTGATGACCATTCGATACTCCAGGTAATTAATGACAATGGGATACTGATTATCCCGGAAATTAATCTTGAGTACGGCAGATGCGGAAGAGAATATTACAGCTACACAGGAGACGACTTTGCAAGCCCGCGCGGAGAGGCTGTCTGGGAGTGGAAGTTTAAACGGGGCAAATGGGATGTAAAAACAGTTACAAGAACAGTTCTTACATCAGATGAGGAAAAATTTTGCATATATGCCCAGCTCGATGCTTATGAGGGGGATAAAAGGGTCTTTTCCAAAAACTGGGACACTTCAATAAAACGCGACTACATTTAGGAGCTAATTCTTCGAGGTGCTAAAGGATTTAGTGTTTTAAAAAAATGTATATAAATTCACCCATCTTTGGAATAGACATAAAACGACAATATATCAAAAAATTATCACTTGTAAATGAACGTGATATGTTTTAAATTGTTTGTTCAATTAAATTTTAAGGAGGCATTATAATGTCTGTCAAACAAGAGCTTCTTGATGTTTTAGCCTGCCCCAAGTGCAAAGGCGATATCAGATTATCCAAAGACTCTTCTTATATAGTTTGTGACGAATGTAAACTGCTTTATGAAATTCGTGAAGATATACCTATAATGCTCATTGATGAAGCGAAAAAGGTTGACAGCACAGAGGAATATTAAAATTTCATGAACGATTTAATCGATACGATAGACAGGCTGAAGAATGCAAAGCTGATTGTTATCGGTGATCTTATGCTTGACATTTTTATGTATGGAAATGTTGAGAGAATTTCGCCTGAAGCCCCTGTCCCCGTTGTCACAGTGGACAAGGAGCAGATAATGCCGGGCGGGGCGGCGAATGTTGCAGCAAATCTTTCTTCTCTGGGAATAAAACCAACTCTTCTCGGCGTTGCTTCAGATGATGACAGCGGGAGGCAGTTGAAAAAAATTCTAAAAGATCTCGACATAAACGGCAAATATTTTGAAGACGGCAGAAACACAATAGTTAAAACAAGAATCATTGCCAGTAATCAGCAGGTTGTCAGATTTGACAGGGAAAATAAAGACAAACTCAAAAAAAGTATTACACAGCTGATTATAGACGAAGTTGCAAAAATTATAGACGAATACGACGGCATAGTCCTTTCTGATTACGGGAAAGGTGTCATAACAAAATATCTCATAGAAAATCTCACTGCGTTATGCAAAAAGAAGGGTAAAATAATTACTGTAGATCCTAAATTGGAAAATTTCAGACTTTATAAGAATGTTACATGCATCACACCCAATAACAGAGAAGCCTCACAGGCAATGGGTATGGAAATCAATGATGAAGAATCCCTTATAAACTGCGGGCAAAAAATTTTAAAACTGCTCAATTGTGAAAACGTTATTATTACCAGAGGGCAGGAAGGGATGTCTTTGTTTTTCAGAGATAACACCGTAAAAAATATTCCGGCCGTTGCCAAAGAGGTTTTCGATGTAACAGGTGCAGGAGACACAGTCATATCTGTCTTATCGGCTGCACTGGCAATAGGTACCGACCTCAGAATAGCTGCGGTGCTGGCAAATACGGCTGCTGGTGTGGTTGTGGCGAAAATCGGTACTGCCACAGTTACTACTGACGAACTAAAAAACAACCTTCCTTACTCAGTTAAAATGATGGGGGTGGTATGATGGAAATTTTAGATTCCGTTCAAATGGCAAACGCCGACAAATATACTATTGAAAAGATAGGTATCCCCTCCACAGTTTTAATGGAAAACGCTGCATCAGGAATTGCGGAAGTCATTAAGAACCTTGATGTAAAAAAAGATAAAATAGCTGTCTTCGCAGGCTCCGGCAACAACGGGGGAGACGGTATTACTTTGACCAGAAAGTGTTATGACGCCGGTTACAAGATTGATTTATATTTAACATCACCCCCGGAAAAACTTAAAGGAGACCCCCTTTTAAACTACAATATACTGCAATATTATCCAGTTCGCATCTTTAATGCCTTTGAAGACAAACTGCTTGAAGATTATGATATTATTGTGGACTCCATCTTCGGCACAGGTTTGACCAGACCGGTTGAGGGGAAATATAAGTCGCTGATAAAAAAATTAAACGAACTTCCCGGATTTAAAATCGCCATTGACATGCCTTCCGGCCTGGCGGGTAATACAAATGCAATCATCGGTGAATGTTTCCGCGCAGATGTTACTGTTACAATGTGCAGAGCCAAAATCCCTCACAAAATTTATCCGGCTAAAAAATTCTGCGGTAAAGTTGAAATTGTGGACATATCGATACCGGACTTTGCTGTGGCAAGTGTAAAACCTTATATATATGAAATTACAAAAAATAATATTGAAAAACTCAACAAAAGAGAGTCCGACAGCCATAAAGGGAAATTCGGGCATGCAGTTATAATAGGAGGCTCAGCAGGAAAAACGGGAGCCGCTCTTATGGCCTCAAAATCATGTGCAAAAGCCGGTGCCGGGCTCACAACAACCGTTATTCCTTCTGCTCTGAATCTTGCAGCAGAACTTGGGAATCCTGAAGTCATGAGCTTTCCTGCCGGCAGTGGAGATTATTTCAGGGAGAATGATGCAAAAGATGTAACAGAGTTTATAAATGACAAAACTGTTGCCGCAATAGGTCCGGGGATGGGCAGAAACGATAAAACTATAGAATTTATAAAGCAGATAATCGCAGCTACAAACCTGCCGCTGGTGATTGATGCAGACGGCTTATACGGACTCGACCAAGATGATTTTGAAAAACTAAGGTTCAGAAGCATAATCACACCACATATCGGTGAATTCGCACGAATCGTTAACAAAACCAACGAAGAAGTGATAAATAACAAATTAGAGTTGGTACGCGAATTTTCCACTAATTACGGCATCGTTACCGTTCTAAAGAGTGCTGACACAATTATCGGTATGCCGGATGAAACAACTTTTGTGTTGAACACCGGTACTCCGGCTCTGGCAAAAGGTGGAAGCGGAGACTGTCTGACAGGATTGATAACTTCTTTTGTAAGCCAGAACTGCACTTTTAAAAACTCAGCTGTTTACGGTGTATGGATTCTGGGCAAAACTGCCGAGCATTTAACAAAAACTTACAATGAAAGAACAGTACTTGTATCAGACTTAATAGATAATCTCTGGATAGAAATAAATGAATTATACAGAAACAACTAATGATATAAACGAGTTATCAGAAATTGTAGAGAAATATAAAGATAAACTCCTTGATAATATTATTTTACTCAACGGAGAATTAGGAGCAGGCAAAACAACATTTGTCAAAAAATTTGCCGAAGCCGTTTGTTCAAACTATACTGTCTCAAGTCCTACATTCACAATCATGCAGAAATATCAAACAACAGCAAATCCAATCTATCATTTTGATTTATACAGAATAGAGTCTATCGATGAGCTTGAAATGACCGGATTTTTCGAATATATAGAGTATCCCGGTACCATTTTTATCGAATGGGCAGAAAAATTTGACATCGGAAGTTTTTTGGATAATTTTATCACGATTAACATAAAGCAGCTGGAAGATGGAAAAAGGGAGTATTTTATAGAAATTTTTTAAAGGTAGTTGAGGTAGTTAACCTGTCCGTCTACTAAGGAGGGCACTGTTAGCAGAGATAGTTGCAAGAACCTCGAGTGCTGAACGTTGAACATTGAACCAAAACAAGGAGTTATTTATGGAGCCTCTTTTTTGCCCTTATTGCGGGGAAAAAAATCTGGAAGAACTGGATCCCACTGAAATAATGGTGGATGACGACCTTTGGATAATTTATCACTATGAATGTCAGGATTGTGCTGAAGTCTTTGACAAAATTTTATTAAGGGATCAAGATTTGATGGGTGACATTCTGGAGGATTCGGATGAAAACGAAGACGGGTTCTGGAGTTGATTTGCTGGAGGATTTCCTGGATGAAGATCTGAGCACTTTTAATATTATCCGTGAAGGTCTCGAAGATCTTAATCTTTACCTGGCCGAAATAGAAAAAATATCCAACAGGCTTAATTCAGATAAGGCTGAAAAAAATGATTTGATACTCACATATAAACTCAGTATCATAGAAAACAAATTATCCAAGCTGAATACTGTTTTATCAGAGAGAATAAGCAACTGTATCAGAGACAAAAGTAAACTTTCATAAGGAGAGGGAATGAGTAATCATGAGTTACCCACAAGAATAAAACCAAACGAATATGAGAAGAAGATTTATGATGAATGGCTTGAAAAAAATATTTTTCATGCTGACGAAAATTCTTCAAAACCACCCTACTCTATAGTTATCCCCCCTCCAAACGTGACAGGCTCTTTACATATGGGGCACGCTCTCAACAATACCCTGCAGGATATTCTGATCAGATTTTACAAACTTAACGGCTACGAAACTCTTTGGATGCCGGGAACAGATCATGCTGGTATTGCAACTCAAAATGTTGTTGAAAAACAGTTAGCCGAAAAAAATATATCAAGGCACGAAATCGGCAGGGAAAAATTTATAGCAAAAGTCTGGCAGTGGAGAGAGGAATCCGGAGGTCAGATAATAAATCAGTTAAAGAGGCTGGGTGCATCCTGTGACTGGGAAAGGGAACGTTTTACAATGGACAAAGGTCTTTCCCGGGCAGTGAGAAAGGTTTTCGTAACCCTTTATAATGAAGGGCTTATCTACAGATCCAACTATATTATCAACTGGTGTCCACGCTGCCATACTGCGCTAAGCGATTTAGAAGTTGAACACGAAGAAAAAGAAGGTGCTCTTTATTACATCAATTATGATGTTAAAGAAACGGGGGAGAAACTTCTTATAGCAACCACCAGACCTGAAACCATGCTCGGTGATTCAGGTGTGGCAGTAAATCCTAATGATGAAAGATACAGCCACCTTATCGGTAAAACAGCAATATTGCCTATTGTAGGAAGGGAAATGCCCATTGTGGGAGATGAATATGTGGACATGGAGTTCGGAACCGGAGCTTTAAAAATAACGCCAGCCCATGATCCCAACGATTTTGATATAGGAAGAAAACACGGTTTAAAAGAAATAAACATGATGGATGACTCCGGATATATTAATGAAAACGGTTCTTTATATAAAGGAAAAGAGCGATTTGAAGCAAGGAAAGAGATTGTGTCAGAACTGGAAAAGCAGAACCGTCTGGTGAAAAAAGAAAAACATATTCACAGTATAGGTCACTGTTACCGGTGTAAAACCGTCGTTGAGCCGAGAATCTCAATGCAGTGGTTCGTTAAAGTACATCCTCTGGCTGAAAAAGCAATAGAGGTGGTCAAAAATAACGAAATAAAGATAACCCCTGAAAACTGGGAGAAAACCTACTACGAGTGGATGTATAATATAAGAGATTGGTGCATATCCAGACAAATATGGTGGGGGCACAGGATTCCTGCATTTTACTGTGAGAACTGCGGGCATATCAATGTTGCTATGGAAGATCCTTCACAATGTGAAAAGTGTTCTTCGAGAGAGCTTTCTCAGGAGACCGATGTCCTTGACACATGGTTTTCTTCTGCTCTCTGGCCGTTTTCAACAATGGGCTGGCCGGAAAAAACAAAAACACTTGAAAAGTTTTATCCCACAAGCTGCCTTGTAACCGGCTTTGATATACTTTTTTTCTGGGTTGCTCGCATGATTATGATGGGAACCAAATTTATGAATGATGTGCCTTTCAGAGAAGTATACATTCATGCACTGGTAAGAGATGAAGACGGTCAAAAGATGAGTAAATCAAAAGGTAATGTAATCGACCCTCTCACAGTTATAGACGAATACGGGGCTGATGCATTCAGATTTACACTTGCAGCTCTTGCTGCCCAGGGCAGAGATATAAAATTATCAAAAGAGCGGGTGGAAGGCTATAGAAATTTTGTGAACAAAATATGGAATGCCTCAAGATTTATTCTTATGAATATACCTTCAGATTATAATATTGGAGAGCCTGATTTTTCAAAACTCGAAGCAGAAGACAAATGGATTCTCCATCAGTTAAAAATAACCGCAGACAACGTCTCATCCAATATCAAAACATATGATTTCAATGAAGCCGCCGGTGAAATATATAAGTTTTTCTGGCACACATTTTGTGACTGGTACCTCGAATTAATAAAAGACAGAATATTCGACGAAGAGCAAAAAGAATCCGCTCTGAAAGCAGCATTTTTTATACTCAAAAACTCACTCATTATACTCCACCCCTTTATGCCTTTTGTTACAGAATATATCTACAAAATGATTGATGATAATGCCAATCTCCTTAACATGGATTTTCCGGCTCTGAATTTTTCATACGATACTGAAAACAGTGAAATAGAAACCGTTATCTCTATCATCAGTTCCATCAGAAATATAAGGGGTGAATACAACATACCGCCAAAATCGATGATAAAGGCATATATAAAAACCGATGATAAAAAAATAATAAATGTAGTAAAAAATAATGAAAAAAACATTAAAAAACTTTCCAGACTTGAACTGTTAGAGTTCACTGATAAAGAGATAGAAAAATCAGCAACAAATGTATCCTCAGGGTTTATTATTTATGTACCCATAGAAGGAATTGTAGATATAGCCGAGGAAATTGCAAGGTTGCAGAAAGACAGAAAATCAGCCCTTAAAGATTATGAATTGTACGGCAAAAAATTAAAAAATGAAAATTACCTGGAGAAAGCCCCCAGTGAGGTTATCAGAAAAGATACAGAAAAATTTGAAAAATCCAGGGAAATATTGTCAAAAATAGATGAATCCATCAAAAGGCTGGAAGAGCTATGCTGAAAAATTATCTTGTTGATAAACTTATTGAACTTGCACTCCTGGAAGATATTGGACACGGAGACATTACAACAGAATCGATATTTAAGGAGAATAATACAGGCAGATTCCATTTTCTCGCTAAAGAAGAGATGGTTTTATGCGGCACTGAAGTTGTAAAAAAGGTTTTTTCAAACATGAACAGCAATATAGAAACCACTTTTCACTTCAAAGACGGAGACAAAATTCAGCAAAATACATACTTTGGTGAAGTCACAGGAACTGTTTCATCAATTCTCACCGGTGAAAGAACAGCCCTCAACTTCCTTCAGCGTTTGTCCGGAATAGCTACTAATACCCGCAGATATACCGCCTGTCTGAAACATTCTGATATAAAGATACTTGATACAAGAAAAACAACCCCCGGGCACAGAGTATTAGAGAAATATGCGGTAAAGATTGGCGGAGGAGCTAATCACCGTTTTGGTCTGTTTGACGGAGTACTGATAAAGGATAATCATATTGATGCAGCCGGCAGTATCTCTGAAGCGGTAAAGAAAGCAAAAGAAAGTATCCCTTCCACTGTTAAAATAGAGGTGGAAATCAGAAATTTGACTGAATTACAGCAAGCTGTCAAAGCAGGTGCTGATATTGTGATGCTGGATAATTTTAAAAGGGAAGATATTATTGAAGCTTGCAAAATAGTTAATAAAAGAGCTAAAATAGAAATATCCGGCGGGATAACCCTGGAGGAGATAGACGGTCTTAAAAAGTATGATATTGATTATATTTCAGTGGGTGCACTTACACACAGCTCTGGCAATATCGATATAAGCCTTAAAATCGGAGAAACCAATGATTGAAGATATTTCCAAAGCCAAAAGATTTGCCAGAACGATAATAACCGATATCGTTTTATACAACAAATCGAAAGTGGAAGAAGGGATAAAAAGCGATAATATTTTTGAAATATTGGATGAAGATATACAAATGGGAAGAAAGCTTTTTGAAGAAAGGGTCAATACAGACGTTATCGATAAAAAAATATTTGACAAGACACTTATCGATATTTTGATTGCCAAATACGGCGGAAAAATCGATTCGGATATATGGTAAACAGGCATATATTAATATATAAAAATTGTTGAAAATAATAAGAAATTTATTAATATAGGATGTTATCAAAATGAATGCGATATTCGGGAACAATCTATTTTCCCGATAAGTATTATCAGATTTCGATTGAATTACTTAAGGAGTTCTAAATGGAAGATTTTTTCAGCATGGACGATCTTTACGATGAATATGATACTGTCATATTAGGCGGAGGGCCTGCCGGCCTGACTGCAGCAATTTACGCATCAAGAGACATGATGAAAACTCTCGTCCTTGAGAAAAACTTCCCGGGCGGTCAGGTCGCTTTAACTGAGCAGGTGGATAATTACCCCGGTTTCCCGGAAGGGATAATGGGCGGCGATTTGTCAATGAAAATGTATGAGCACGCAAAAGCTTTCAATGTCCAGGTAAAAAATGCAATACCCAAAGAATTCAACTTCGATGGTAAATATAAATATATTCATCTGGAAAACGAAGATATCACAATAAAAACAAAAACCATCATTATCGCCACCGGTGCAAAACCGAAACATCTTGAAGTGGAAGGCGAAAACAGATTTCTGGGCAGAGGTATATCATTTTGTGCCACATGCGACGGTGCTTTTTTCAAAGATAAAGATGTAGCTGTAATAGGCGGAGGGGACTCCGCTGTGGAAGAAGGCGTATATTTAACCAAATTTGCCAAAAAGGTATATATCGTACACAGAAGAGACAAGCTGAGAGCTGCTAAAATTCTTCAGGAGAGGGCTTTTCAAAATGATAAGGTTGAATTTATCTATAACTGTGTTGTGGACAAAGTAAATGGTGAAAATAAATTGGAATCACTCACTCTATACGATAGAGTTAAAAATGAAAAAAAGGATTTAAAGGTAGACGGGGTTTTTGTTTTTATAGGCTGGACTGCTGACACAGAGATTTTCAAAGGTATGATTGAAATGGATGAAGCAGGTTTTATAAAAGCAAACGAGAAAATGGAAACAAACGTGCCCGGGGTATATGTCGCCGGTGATGTGCGTCAAAAAGAATTGAGGCAGATCGTCACATCTGTATCCGACGGCGCCATTGCGGCAAAATCTGCAGAAAAATTTATAACCGCTAATTTTTTAATTGGAGGGAAACCATGAGAAACAAATCAGCACCTTTTTTCCGTTTAGCATCAACAGTATCTTTGATAACATTGATTCTGTTGGTTTTTTCCACAACTGTATTTGCAAAAACAGAAGTACTTCGTATCAGCATAGCAAAGGATATAGAAAATCTTGAGCCGGTAAATACCGGTAAAACCTTTGACAATAATGTGGGCAAACTTTACTGTTTCACTGAAATAAAAACGGATGAATACCCCACCAAAGTTGTTCACGTATGGCTGTACAACGAAAATATTATTGCCGAAGTTCCTCTGGAAGTAAACTCGACTACGTGGAGAACCTACAGCTCTAAAAAGATACTCCCCAAATGGGCGGGAAACTGGAAGGTGGAAGTTTACTCCAATGACGGAGAGCTTATAGATTCTGTGGAATTTAATATAAAGTAAACGTGAAAAACGTTTTTTTCATTCCAACACCTATAGGCAATCTTGGCGATATTACCCTTCGTGCTATAGAAATAATTAAAAATGTCGATTTTATTTATGCCGAGGATACAAGAAACACTTTGAAACTTCTCAACCATCTAAAAATTAAAAAAACCTTAAAATCTTATCATAAAGATAATGAGAAGCTGCTTACTAAACAAGTCCTGGAACATGTAAACGATGGCAATAAGATAGGAATTGTAAGTGATGCCGGTACTCCCTGTATTTCCGATCCGGGGCAATTTCTTGTAAAAAAACTGATTGAAAATAATATTTCTTTTGAAGTATTACCCGGAGCCAATGCCATACTCCCTGCCCTTGTTATGAGCGGCTTTGATACATCCTCTTTCTATTTCGCAGGTTTTATGCACCACAATGTCGGCAAACGAAAAAAAGAGATTTCAGAACTTACACGGGAGAAGACAACCATAATACTTTTTGAATCACCACACAGATTAAAAAGTACTTTATCAATTCTGTTGCAGTATTTTAAGCCTCCTATAGCAGTATGCAGAGAAATTACCAAAAAATTTGAGCAGATGATTTATATAAACTCTGAAAAGGATATTGAAAATCTCACTTTAAAAGGCGAGTTTGTAATAGTAATGGACAACAGAGTGTGCTCAGGAGAAATTGAAGAGGAACTGGAC
Coding sequences within:
- a CDS encoding CocE/NonD family hydrolase, giving the protein MKYRSRFPEQVEIIEHTWIPMPDSVRLSARIFLPKSAREKPVPAILEYIPYRHRDNTRVRDTQMHKYFAGYGYASVRVDIRGSGNSEGVLLDEYLQSELEDGIEVINWISKQPWCDGNVGMIGISWGGFNGLQIAALRPQPLKAIITVCSSDDRYSDDVHHMGGCLLGDNLSWASTMFGLNSLPPDPELVGDSWRDMWFERLRGSGLWLEKWLRHQKRDDYWEHGSVCENWDSIKIPVMAVSGWADGYTDSVFRILENLKTPKLGLVGPWSHKYPHQGIPGPAIGFLQEALRWWDKWLKNEETGIMEEPLLRAWIMEKVPAIATPNERKGRWVGEKSWPSDNISLEKFSLIPGQLIKKDSNGKSHTLTVQSPLSVGFFAGKWCSYAAAPDLPHDQREEDGGALVFDTPPLDESVEILGKPEVVLNVSASNPLAMVAVRISDVSPDGKATRVTYGLLNLCHRNSSKNPELLEAGKTYKVTVCLNDVGYNFVKGNKIRLSISSSYWPLAWPPPASTRLTVETGNSSLLLPVRHGKGTENISFKPPEAAAPPQIIPSKYGEHSWKVIRNLGDDHSILQVINDNGILIIPEINLEYGRCGREYYSYTGDDFASPRGEAVWEWKFKRGKWDVKTVTRTVLTSDEEKFCIYAQLDAYEGDKRVFSKNWDTSIKRDYI
- the tsaE gene encoding tRNA (adenosine(37)-N6)-threonylcarbamoyltransferase complex ATPase subunit type 1 TsaE, translating into MNYTETTNDINELSEIVEKYKDKLLDNIILLNGELGAGKTTFVKKFAEAVCSNYTVSSPTFTIMQKYQTTANPIYHFDLYRIESIDELEMTGFFEYIEYPGTIFIEWAEKFDIGSFLDNFITINIKQLEDGKREYFIEIF
- a CDS encoding ATP-grasp domain-containing protein; the protein is MNYNIFVIGLDDFHHSLLKNINDGRSYAFHNLLPYDMIINPPKYDMDKIISMGKKELNDFKEDIHGIIGHWDFPTTSLIPVFRKYCGLDGPSLESVLITENKYWTRIRSKKCIPGCTPVFEAVNPFDTNCTKNISLPSPFWLKPVVSFSSQMAFYIKNNEQLEEAIAQIQRGIGRFGEPFEKFLELADMPADIPVEVNGYYCIAEEPIVGRQCTAEGYVKDFKPNVYAIVDSYREGKFHSSFSRYQLPSNLPQEIKKRIRTKCISIINEIGLNNTTFNIEIFWDEEKDKLCFLEINSRLSKSHSPIFEDVAGVTQHKVAIDIELGYEPEFSTRNGKYNVAAKFMLRRYEDGIVKRIPTDKEISELENKFPGTRILIEVQEGDVLSELLGQDSYSYELAVIFMGGSNTEELLNNYERLKKELKFRIE
- a CDS encoding NAD(P)H-hydrate dehydratase; amino-acid sequence: MMEILDSVQMANADKYTIEKIGIPSTVLMENAASGIAEVIKNLDVKKDKIAVFAGSGNNGGDGITLTRKCYDAGYKIDLYLTSPPEKLKGDPLLNYNILQYYPVRIFNAFEDKLLEDYDIIVDSIFGTGLTRPVEGKYKSLIKKLNELPGFKIAIDMPSGLAGNTNAIIGECFRADVTVTMCRAKIPHKIYPAKKFCGKVEIVDISIPDFAVASVKPYIYEITKNNIEKLNKRESDSHKGKFGHAVIIGGSAGKTGAALMASKSCAKAGAGLTTTVIPSALNLAAELGNPEVMSFPAGSGDYFRENDAKDVTEFINDKTVAAIGPGMGRNDKTIEFIKQIIAATNLPLVIDADGLYGLDQDDFEKLRFRSIITPHIGEFARIVNKTNEEVINNKLELVREFSTNYGIVTVLKSADTIIGMPDETTFVLNTGTPALAKGGSGDCLTGLITSFVSQNCTFKNSAVYGVWILGKTAEHLTKTYNERTVLVSDLIDNLWIEINELYRNN
- the rfaE1 gene encoding D-glycero-beta-D-manno-heptose-7-phosphate kinase; this translates as MNDLIDTIDRLKNAKLIVIGDLMLDIFMYGNVERISPEAPVPVVTVDKEQIMPGGAANVAANLSSLGIKPTLLGVASDDDSGRQLKKILKDLDINGKYFEDGRNTIVKTRIIASNQQVVRFDRENKDKLKKSITQLIIDEVAKIIDEYDGIVLSDYGKGVITKYLIENLTALCKKKGKIITVDPKLENFRLYKNVTCITPNNREASQAMGMEINDEESLINCGQKILKLLNCENVIITRGQEGMSLFFRDNTVKNIPAVAKEVFDVTGAGDTVISVLSAALAIGTDLRIAAVLANTAAGVVVAKIGTATVTTDELKNNLPYSVKMMGVV
- a CDS encoding Trm112 family protein — translated: MSVKQELLDVLACPKCKGDIRLSKDSSYIVCDECKLLYEIREDIPIMLIDEAKKVDSTEEY